aagtcacaTCGattaataaatcccccatccttttaattcccgctcgGTGCCAGCTTTGgaaaacacattgcagaattaatttggaacaggatatttgagggaccagagcctcaaaatgaaatgccagatcaattgaacaaccagttaacaggttaaaatagtgagtggggaaagagggtaagattatataaaaacagagaacaattcagtttgtaaaatattacaaacagactaacagcatatacaaattaaaatgaataacacaacatagatgacatagaactcctacagtgcagaaggcaattcacccctcaagtctgcagtgagcctcagaaagaacacttcactgaagcccactccccattctatcctcgtaacccggtgcattgatcatggtcaatccacctaacctacacgtcttggacactaaggggcaatttagtgtgaccaatccactttagcacagtggaaccacccttttggcaatggcaccactcggttctgccatgattaacgctcggataatagaagaaagatgatggataataagcacacggcacatctaccataactgagataagataatccgaatccctggaacactcgagaagaagaagacattcaattggcgctcacagaataacaactcccttcaacaggataaaagataacaatttcagacaacaacaccatgatagggaaagagtccggattagagcctAAGTTAGTCTGAGCAGCAAATCATCGCTCCAATCCTAGCTCTTCAAGGATTTACCGAAGACCAAGGCAGTAGtctgattattgaaagacttgacggagttgtcggatacaattttcagggtcacaggataaagtgacataattcactgtaaggtgaggtgggagccaggtcccacctcaccttgcccgtctccaggaccctctgctgatctttcaagttgtggaagtgaatgaccacaggcctgggatgaaaactgtccctcagcctcaaagacaggatccgatgcccatTCTAATtggaaacacccaggcttcacatccagcttgagaaaacgtggcagccagtcctcgaagaacctaacgggaacCTGACTCTCCACATCTTCTGgcagttctttctctgaccctcggttctccaagttctccaggagtccaccacaccactcagccggttttccaaggattaaattctgccgaggaggcatcttgctcaacattcaggattctctcttccggatcattgagcctcttcatggtgttttacagctcggcttcatgagctcacagatattgaatcagcacactcagcctctggtcaataatacggagaatgtcgctgacatagatcggccaatgatcccacagaatagacgagcaggctcgatgggccgaatggccaactgcagctcgtatttgttatgatctctgtgtccaggacaggaagcagtgagcatggatctgtcaatcagcctgaatcagcaccttcaggagaattgggagggtgaatattagatacagcagagtgagaatgcagtgagagtgtgtgggatggagatttacagctttggggaatgagagaggaaagaatgttctccaggaactagaattgtctgttctgaatttctatccagtgctgacaatgatgtcttttgtaaattgtttttacaggatattagaagaggaggaattacagacagaaatctcaaccgtaacctctcgatctgacagtctctcaattccttggaactgaaaatCACCGGacattgaatctagaaggagaaatgtttgtcttttctgtcggcttcaaaagattttaaacatcagtgtgactggaaaagcaccgagacacacacacccgagtgagagtgttccagagcactgactgcggaaagagctttaaccagtaacacagcctgaaaaaacatcataccattcacagtggggagagaccgtacacgtgttgtgtgtgtggacgaggtttcaactgatcgacaaacctggagagacacgaggaaacacgcaccctggagaaacggtggaaatgcggggactgtgggaagagattcagggctccatctctactggaaactcatcggcgcagtcacactggggagaggctgttcatctgctctgtttgtgggaagggattcattcagttatccgccctgcggacacaccagcgagttcacactggggagaggccgttcacctgttctcagtgtgggaagggattcactcggttaggcAACCTGCAGatgcatcagcaagttcacactggggagaggccaatcatctgctctccatgtgggaagggattcactcggttagacaacctgcggatacatcagcgagttcacactggggagaggccgttcacctgctctcagtgtgagaagggattcactgcttcatcgagcctgctgaaacaccagcgagttcacagtggagagaggccgttcacctgctctcagtgcgagaagggattcactacttcctcGAGCCTGCtgtctcaccagcgagttcacactggggagaggccattcatctgctctcagtgtgggaagggattcactcggttagacagcctgcggatacatcagggagttcacactgaggagaggccgttcacctgctctcagtgtgagaagagattcactcaatcatccgacctgcagaaacaccagcgagttcacactggggagaggacgttcacctgctttcagtgtgagaagggattcgctcggttatccaacctgcagatacatcagcgagttcacactggggagaggccgttcacctgctctcagtgtgagaagagattcgctcagctatccaacctgcagacgcatcagcgagttcacactggggagaagccgttcacctgctctcagtgtgagaagggattcactcagttatcccacctgcagagacaccagcgggttcacacaggggagaaggcgttaacctgctcttagtgagagaagagattcagatatccatacaccctgcaggaacagtagcaagttcacacctggaagaggccattcacctgctcttagcagGGGAAACATTCAATGatccggagacactagcgagttaattctggggggagaccattcacctgccctcaatgtgggGAGGGATTTTGTGATTCATCGCATCTGTTGTGActcccaacaagttcacaataaattacagatgttggctccgttgttattgtttctgctctcactgacatccaggactgcattttgttcattctgacatctggtgaatggtgatgattggagggtttctttctgctggactggccggtctaacacctctgcctccggtgggctgaccatttttgaggctagttgcgatttcctggttccaagtttgacgaggagcacagaatgaaaaggtgtttgcacgttggaagatatttagttcccaaagcagccatgttgccatgaagatgggctatggtggttacagggttcttttgcctaatttatctgggtgtttcccgcagaaggaaactgtcatggtatgaggggcaagttgtctggttgattgggaaattacaataaacgtaCCACGgaaagtggcaacgcaagtggataagttagccaagaaggcatacggcctgcttgttcagcacggtagcatagtggttagcacaattgtttcacagctccagggtcccaggttcgattcccagcgtgggtcactgtctgtgcggaatctgcacattctccccgtgtgtgcgtgggtttcccccgagtgccccggtttcctcccgcagtccaaacatgtgcaggttcggtggattggccatgctaaattgcccttagtgaccaaaattgcacttcgtgttgggtggggttactgggttttggggatagggtggaggtgtcaccttaagtagggtgctctttccaagagccggtgcagaatcgatgggccaaatggcctccttctgcactgtaaattctatgattctatggttgtcttcattggtcagggcattgagtataaaaattgacaagtcatgctgcagctgtacagaaccttagttaggccacacgtggaatattgcctccaattctggtcaccacattaccaaaaggatatggaggctttggagagagtacagaggaggtttaccaggatgttgcctggcctggagggcattagctgtcaggagaggttggataaattcggaTTCGAAActcgagcgacggaggttgagggacgacctgataaaagtttacaaaattatgagtggcacggacagagtggatagtcagaagcttttcccaggttggaaaagtcaattaccacgtgacataggtttaaggtgcgaggggcaacgtttttaaaaacattttattgaggcatttatgcttttataacaataagcgatacaaatgtaaacatagttcagtgcgtaaacatccctccatctcccactgctccCGCCTACTCTAGACACAACATagccgaactcccccccccccccccccccccacacacacacacacacactttattgcctctgctgacagtttagttttctctgaaggaatcgataaacggctgccacctccgaacgaaccctaacgttgatcctctcagggtgaacttaattttctcaagtctaagaaacccggccatgtcgcgaACCCAaacctgatttcgggggctttgagtccctccatgctaacaatatccgtctccgggctaccaaggagacaaaggccaagccgtcagcctctctcgccccctgaactcccggatcttccgaaactccaaaaatcgccacctctggacttggcgccacccttgtttttagcataatggacatgacatccgcaaatccctgccagtgtcccctaagcttcgggcatgcccaaagcatgtggacatggtATGCGGGCCCTCCCGCGcacttcacacacctgtcctctatcccaaaaaatttgctcatccgggacaccgtcatgtgtgtccgatgaaccaccttgaattgtgtcaggctgagcctggcacatgatgaggacgtgttgact
This portion of the Scyliorhinus torazame isolate Kashiwa2021f chromosome 5, sScyTor2.1, whole genome shotgun sequence genome encodes:
- the LOC140419885 gene encoding uncharacterized protein; translated protein: MHQQVHTGERPIICSPCGKGFTRLDNLRIHQRVHTGERPFTCSQCEKGFTASSSLLKHQRVHSGERPFTCSQCEKGFTTSSSLLSHQRVHTGERPFICSQCGKGFTRLDSLRIHQGVHTEERPFTCSQCEKRFTQSSDLQKHQRVHTGERTFTCFQCEKGFARLSNLQIHQRVHTGERPFTCSQCEKRFAQLSNLQTHQRVHTGEKPFTCSQCEKGFTQLSHLQRHQRVHTGEKALTCS